A genome region from Manihot esculenta cultivar AM560-2 chromosome 5, M.esculenta_v8, whole genome shotgun sequence includes the following:
- the LOC110616205 gene encoding uncharacterized protein LOC110616205 isoform X1, producing the protein MLKQSPNRNQRSKGFKVKHFLQICLLLVICIWLLNQLKLSYDKKNSYDSRTGEELEKVQREHENIKLGRKDLLPRVDETTLEGESKGDKAELEEGIEEIKPEEVEDDGRGGGDDEIERHDQDRTEEEESDEVEDLIDVDDRERDVGTEEHESEEKSNQLEDASSINHRAQNGGTRNSQEAREEHYKGDDASSSVVHNIQNLSSEFQIGGLRRINVAIGLKRVVTGEEKDEFNSANSYTGSESSSLTEAVANQKPKIELNPESIIVEMLETIHHLNATATGEPTFLQAASREQNGSSGEAKESTQSNANSTFSAMSGSLGAVNHGAASVSKPMVNRHTIKLDPSTSSERNKSTML; encoded by the coding sequence ATGTTGAAGCAATCACCTAATAGAAACCAGAGATCAAAAGGCTTTAAGGTGAAACATTTTCTTCAGATATGTCTATTGCTTGTCATTTGCATTTGGCTGCTTAACCAACTCAAGCTCTCCTATGATAAGAAAAACTCTTATGATAGTCGCACCGGAGAGGAACTAGAAAAGGTGCAAAGGGAGCATGAGAATATAAAACTTGGAAGGAAGGATCTCCTTCCTCGAGTTGATGAAACAACATTGGAAGGTGAAAGCAAAGGAGATAAAGCAGAACTAGAAGAAGGGATTGAAGAGATTAAACCTGAAGAAGTTGAGGATGATGGAAGAGGTGGTGGAGATGATGAGATAGAGAGACATGATCAAGATAGAACAGAAGAGGAAGAATCTGACGAAGTAGAAGATCTCATTGATGTAGATGATAGAGAGAGGGATGTGGGAACTGAAGAGCACGAGAGTGAAGAGAAGAGCAACCAACTCGAGGATGCAAGTTCAATAAATCATCGAGCCCAGAATGGAGGTACAAGGAATTCTCAGGAGGCAAGAGAGGAACATTACAAGGGTGATGATGCTTCCAGTTCTGTGGTGCACAACATCCAAAATCTAAGCTCTGAATTTCAGATTGGAGGTCTCAGAAGGATAAATGTGGCAATTGGATTGAAAAGAGTTGTAACTGGTGAAGAAAAAGATGAGTTTAATTCGGCCAATTCATATACTGGCTCAGAATCTAGTTCACTTACTGAGGCAGTGGCAAATCAGAAACCAAAAATTGAGCTTAATCCAGAATCAATCATTGTGGAAATGCTGGAGACAATTCATCACTTGAATGCAACTGCTACTGGAGAGCCCACATTCTTGCAAGCTGCTTCCAGGGAACAAAATGGAAGCTCCGGTGAAGCCAAGGAAAGCACGCAATCAAATGCTAATTCAACTTTTTCTGCTATGTCTGGCAGTTTGGGTGCAGTTAACCATGGGGCAGCCTCTGTTTCCAAGCCTATGGTTAACAGGCACACTATCAAACTTGACCCTTCCACTTCGTCAGAGAGAAACAAATCAACAATGCTTTAA
- the LOC110616205 gene encoding uncharacterized protein LOC110616205 isoform X2 yields MLKQSPNRNQRSKGFKKNSYDSRTGEELEKVQREHENIKLGRKDLLPRVDETTLEGESKGDKAELEEGIEEIKPEEVEDDGRGGGDDEIERHDQDRTEEEESDEVEDLIDVDDRERDVGTEEHESEEKSNQLEDASSINHRAQNGGTRNSQEAREEHYKGDDASSSVVHNIQNLSSEFQIGGLRRINVAIGLKRVVTGEEKDEFNSANSYTGSESSSLTEAVANQKPKIELNPESIIVEMLETIHHLNATATGEPTFLQAASREQNGSSGEAKESTQSNANSTFSAMSGSLGAVNHGAASVSKPMVNRHTIKLDPSTSSERNKSTML; encoded by the exons ATGTTGAAGCAATCACCTAATAGAAACCAGAGATCAAAAGGCTTTAAG AAAAACTCTTATGATAGTCGCACCGGAGAGGAACTAGAAAAGGTGCAAAGGGAGCATGAGAATATAAAACTTGGAAGGAAGGATCTCCTTCCTCGAGTTGATGAAACAACATTGGAAGGTGAAAGCAAAGGAGATAAAGCAGAACTAGAAGAAGGGATTGAAGAGATTAAACCTGAAGAAGTTGAGGATGATGGAAGAGGTGGTGGAGATGATGAGATAGAGAGACATGATCAAGATAGAACAGAAGAGGAAGAATCTGACGAAGTAGAAGATCTCATTGATGTAGATGATAGAGAGAGGGATGTGGGAACTGAAGAGCACGAGAGTGAAGAGAAGAGCAACCAACTCGAGGATGCAAGTTCAATAAATCATCGAGCCCAGAATGGAGGTACAAGGAATTCTCAGGAGGCAAGAGAGGAACATTACAAGGGTGATGATGCTTCCAGTTCTGTGGTGCACAACATCCAAAATCTAAGCTCTGAATTTCAGATTGGAGGTCTCAGAAGGATAAATGTGGCAATTGGATTGAAAAGAGTTGTAACTGGTGAAGAAAAAGATGAGTTTAATTCGGCCAATTCATATACTGGCTCAGAATCTAGTTCACTTACTGAGGCAGTGGCAAATCAGAAACCAAAAATTGAGCTTAATCCAGAATCAATCATTGTGGAAATGCTGGAGACAATTCATCACTTGAATGCAACTGCTACTGGAGAGCCCACATTCTTGCAAGCTGCTTCCAGGGAACAAAATGGAAGCTCCGGTGAAGCCAAGGAAAGCACGCAATCAAATGCTAATTCAACTTTTTCTGCTATGTCTGGCAGTTTGGGTGCAGTTAACCATGGGGCAGCCTCTGTTTCCAAGCCTATGGTTAACAGGCACACTATCAAACTTGACCCTTCCACTTCGTCAGAGAGAAACAAATCAACAATGCTTTAA
- the LOC110615573 gene encoding endo-1,4-beta-xylanase 1 isoform X1 has product MEQLLSSRIVILLLLVLLLGLSAESVVVPNQFYQIASKGHVAAADSIILNPRFEDGLNNWSGKGCKIEVHESMGDGRIIPQSGKFFASATERTEKWNGIEQEITGRVQQHVAYEVVALVRIYSDYITSAGVEVTLWVQEQDLREEYIAIANSQATDKDWVQLQGEFLLNSSPSRAVIYLEGPPPGTDILINSLFVMHAEKNPTSSRPVSKNVPFGVNIIENSDLDDATAGWFPLGNCALSVQTGSPHVLPPMASDSLGPYKPLSGRYIMVTNRSDSWMGPAQMITEKLQLYLTYQVSAWVRIGAGATEPQILNVALSVDGQWVNGGEVESNDDKWHEIGGSFRIEKQASNVMVYVQGPASGVDLMVAGLHIFPVNRKARFKYLKQQTDKIRKRDIILKFSGSENSNILGNLVKVAQTQNSFPLGSCITRTSMDNEEFLKFFIKNFNWAVFENEMKWSWTEPQEGKFDYREADELVDWCKNHNIEIRGHCIFWEMEYAVQSWVRSLNESGLRTAVQNHLTDLLTRYKGMFKHYDVNNEMLHGSFYKDRLGKDIRANIFKTANQLDPSANLFVNDYHIEDGIDIRSTPEKYIQQILDLQEQGAPVGGIGIQGHIDVPVGSIVSSALNKLGTLGLPIWFTELDVSSANEYIRADDLEVMLREAYAHPAVEGVILWGFWELYMSRKYAHLVNADGKINLAGKRFLALKREWLSHARGTINQQGEFRFRGFQGTYNIEVISSSKIVNRTFIVDKGDLPLILSIAL; this is encoded by the exons ATGGAGCAATTGCTTTCCTCTCGCATTGTCATCCTTTTGCTTCTGGTTTTGCTTCTGGGTCTTTCTGCAGAATCAGTTGTGGTTCCAAATCAATTTTACCAG ATTGCAAGCAAAGGCCATGTTGCTGCTGCTGATAGCATCATATTGAATCCTAGATTTGAGGATGGCCTTAATAATTGGTCTGGCAAAGGCTGCAAGATTGAAGTACATGAATCTATGGGAGATGGAAGAATTATTCCACAATCAGGAAAGTTCTTTGCTTCTGCAACAGAACGCACAGAAAAGTGGAATGGAATTGAGCAAGAGATAACTGGAAGAGTGCAACAACATGTTGCTTATGAAGTTGTTGCCCTAGTTCGCATATATAGTGATTATATCACCAGTGCTGGTGTAGAAGTCACTTTGTGGGTTCAAGAACAAGATCTTCGCGAAGAGTACATAGCCATTGCCAA CTCACAGGCAACAGACAAAGATTGGGTACAATTGCAGGGGGAGTTCCTTCTTAATAGTTCTCCATCTAGAGCAGTAATATATTTAGAAGGTCCACCTCCAGGCACAGACATTCTGATAAATAGTTTATTTGTAATGCATGCAGAGAAGAACCCTACTTCATCCCGGCCAGTTTCTAAG AATGTACCTTTTGGAGTGAATATAATTGAGAACAGTGACCTTGATGATGCCACCGCTGGGTGGTTTCCTCTTGGTAACTGTGCTTTGAGTGTTCAGACTGGTTCCCCACATGTACTCCCTCCAATGGCAAGTGATTCTCTTGGACCTTATAAGCCTCTAAGTGGCCGCTACATCATGGTAACCAATCGTTCAGATTCTTGGATGGGTCCTGCTCAGATGATAACTGAGAAACTGCAACTCTATTTGACATACCAAGTATCTGCTTGGGTTCGAATTGGTGCTGGAGCAACTGAACctcagattttaaatgttgcaCTTAGTGTGGATGGGCAGTGGGTCAATGGGGGTGAAGTTGAGTCTAATGATGACAAGTGGCATGAAATTGGTGGGTCCTTTAGAATTGAGAAGCAAGCATCCAATGTTATGGTTTATGTCCAAGGTCCTGCTTCAGGTGTTGATTTAATGGTTGCAGGACTTCATATTTTTCCCGTAAACCGAAAGGCAAGGTTTAAGTATTTGAAGCAGCAAACGGATAAG ATACGTAAGCGTGATATCATCCTAAAATTTTCTGGATCAGAAAATAGCAATATCCTTGGCAATCTTGTCAAAGTTGCACAGACGCAAAACAGTTTTCCTTTGGGATCATGTATAACTAGAACAAGCATGGACAAtgaagaatttttaaaattttttattaaaaattttaactggGCTGTGTTTGAAAATGAAATGAAGTGGTCCTGGACAGAACCGCAAGAAGGTAAGTTCGACTACAGGGAAGCTGATGAGCTAGTGGATTGGTGCAAGAACCACAACATAGAAATCCGAGGTCACTGTATCTTCTGGGAAATGGAGTATGCAGTTCAATCATGGGTTCGATCCTTGAATGAAAGTGGCTTGAGGACTGCTGTTCAGAACCATCTCACAGATCTCCTCACACGTTACAAGGGAATGTTCAAGCACTATGATGTGAACAATGAAATGCTGCATGGGTCATTCTATAAGGATCGACTGGGTAAAGATATCCGAGCAAACATTTTCAAAACTGCCAACCAACTAGACCCATCTGCCAATCTCTTTGTGAATGATTATCACATTGAGGATGGAATTGACATTAGATCAACGCCAGAGAAATACATACAGCAAATTCTTGACCTCCAGGAGCAAGGTGCTCCAGTGGGAGGAATTGGCATTCAAGGCCATATTGATGTTCCAGTAGGATCCATTGTTTCTTCCGCACTGAATAAATTAGGAACTCTTGGCCTTCCAATCTGGTTTACTGAACTTGACGTGTCTTCAGCTAATGAGTATATCAGAGCAGATGACTTGGAAGTAATGCTTCGTGAGGCCTATGCACATCCTGCAGTGGAAGGTGTGATTCTCTGGGGATTTTGGGAGTTGTACATGTCccgaaaatatgctcatctaGTGAATGCAGATGGTAAAATTAATCTCGCTGGTAAGAGATTCCTTGCTCTCAAGAGAGAGTGGCTGTCTCATGCTAGGGGGACTATTAACCAGCAAGGAGAGTTCAGATTTAGAGGTTTTCAAGGGACTTACAACATTGAAGTGATTTCATCATCAAAGATAGTTAACAGGACATTTATTGTTGACAAGGGTGATTTGCCACTCATTCTTTCCATTGCATTATAG
- the LOC110615180 gene encoding endo-1,4-beta-xylanase 1 isoform X25, translating into MRRFSAWCFSSRASNTTPRREHPQRSTVSMENPQSNNGNTKPEIVNQGMAGSNGNNASNIIMNHDFSGGLCSWHPNSCCCSVVPAELGHPGFFTKPGGNYAVVSNRTECWQGLEQDITSRVSPGSTYSVSAYVGVSGLIQRPADVLATLKLEYRDSPTGYLFIGKTSVSKEKWEKLEGTFSLSTMPDRVVFYLEGPSPAVDLLIQSVVIHCSSSSDFSYASNQCEDTGDGDGNIILNPKFEDGLNNWSGRGCKIVLHDSMADGKILPQSGKVFAAATERTQSWNGIQQEITGRVQRKLAYEAIAVVRIFGNNVTSADVRATLWVQTPDLREQYIGIANLQATDKEWVQLQGKFLLNSNPKRVVIYIEGPPAGTDILINSLVVRHAEKIPPSPRPVIENPAYGINIIQNSNLSDGTNGWFPLGNCTLSVATGSPRILPPMARDSLGPQEPLSGRYILITKRTQTWMGPAQMITDKIKLFLTYQVSAWVKISSGASGPQIVNVALGVDNQWVNGGQVEISDDRWHEIGGSFRIEKQPSKVMVYIQGPAPGVDLMVAGLHIFPVDREARFKHLRIQTDKIRKCDVTLKVSGMDSGGFLGAFLKVRQTQNAFPFGSCMSKTNLDNEDFVSFFVKNFNWAVFGNELKWYWTEAQKGNFNYRDADEMLDVCIKNNIETRGHCIFWEVEGAVQPWIKALNKNDLMTAVQNRLTGLLTRYKGKFRHYDVNNEMLHGSFYQDRLGKNIRAYMFKTANQLDPSATLFVNDYHVEDGNDTRSSPEKYIAQILDLQEQGAPVGGIGVQGHIDSPVGPIVCSALDKLGYLGLPIWFTELDVSSINEYIRGDDLEVMLREAFAHPAVEGIMLWGFWELFMSRDNAHLVNAEGEVNEAGKRYLGLKEEWLTGAHGHLNEQGEFTFRGFPGAYEVEIFTLCKKFTKTFVVDKGDTPVVVSIDLK; encoded by the exons ATGAGGAGGTTTTCAGCTTGGTGCTTCAGCAGTCGAGCATCCAATACAACTCCCAGGCGTGAACACCCCCAG AGATCCACAGTGAGCATGGAGAACCCGCAGAGCAATAATGGCAACACGAAACCAGAG ATTGTAAACCAAGGCATGGCTGGTTCAAATGGCAACAATGCCAGCAATATCATAATGAACCATGACTTCTCTGGAGGATTGTGTTCTTGGCACCCAAATTCCTGCTGTTGCTCCGTGGTTCCAGCAGAGTTAGGTCACCCAGGATTCTTTACAAAGCCAGGTGGTAATTATGCAGTTGTCTCAAATCGAACAGAATGCTGGCAGGGCTTGGAGCAAGATATCACAAGCAGGGTTTCTCCAGGTTCCACTTACTCTGTTTCTGCATATGTTGGGGTATCAGGACTTATTCAGAGACCGGCTGATGTCCTAGCTACTTTGAAACTGGAATACCGAGATTCCCCAACAGGCTATTTGTTCATTGGAAA AACTTCTGTGTCAAAGGAAAAATGGGAAAAGCTGGAAGGAACATTCTCCCTGTCAACCATGCCTGACCGTGTTGTTTTTTACTTGGAAGGCCCTTCTCCTGCAGTTGACTTGCTTATACAATCAGTAGTTATTCACTGCTCCAGTTCAAGTGACTTCAGT TATGCAAGTAATCAATGTGAAGACACTGGAGATGGAGATGGGAACATCATTTTAAATCCCAAATTTGAGGATGGCCTGAATAACTGGTCTGGAAGAGGCTGCAAGATTGTTTTACATGATTCAATGGCCGATGGGAAAATTCTCCCCCAATCTGGAAAAGTTTTTGCAGCTGCGACTGAACGTACCCAGAGCTGGAATGGAATCCAGCAAGAGATAACTGGAAGAGTACAGAGAAAGCTAGCTTATGAGGCCATTGCTGTGGTTCGAATATTTGGTAACAATGTTACCAGTGCTGATGTGCGAGCTACTTTATGGGTCCAAACGCCAGATCTCCGAGAACAATATATAGGCATTGCCAA TCTGCAGGCAACAGATAAGGAGTGGGTACAGTTACAGGGGAAGTTCCTTCTAAATAGTAATCCTAAAAGGGTTGTGATTTACATAGAAGGTCCACCTGCAGGCACCGATATTCTTATCAATAGTTTGGTTGTAAGGCATGCTGAGAAAATACCTCCCTCCCCTCGCCCAGTAATTGAG AATCCTGCTTATGGAATTAATATAATTCAGAATAGCAATTTGAGTGATGGAACCAATGGGTGGTTTCCTCTTGGTAATTGCACTCTGAGTGTTGCAACTGGTTCACCGCGTATACTTCCTCCAATGGCAAGGGACTCCCTTGGACCTCAGGAGCCATTAAGTGGTCGCTATATTCTCATCACTAAACGCACTCAGACTTGGATGGGCCCTGCACAAATGATCACAGATAAAATCAAACTCTTTTTGACATATCAGGTATCTGCTTGGGTTAAGATCAGTTCTGGAGCATCTGGTCCTCAAATTGTGAATGTTGCACTTGGAGTGGACAACCAATGGGTCAATGGAGGACAAGTTGAGATAAGTGATGACAGATGGCATGAAATTGGTGGATCCTTCAGAATTGAGAAGCAGCCATCTAAAGTCATGGTTTATATCCAAGGTCCTGCTCCAGGTGTTGACTTAATGGTTGCTGGACTTCACATTTTCCCTGTTGACAGAGAGGCACGATTCAAGCATTTGAGGATCCAGACTGACAAG ATTCGTAAATGTGATGTCACCCTGAAAGTCTCAGGGATGGATTCAGGTGGTTTTCTTGGTGCCTTTCTTAAAGTCAGACAAACCCAAAACGCTTTCCCCTTTGGTTCATGTATGAGCAAGACAAACTTAGACAATGAAGATTTTGTTAGTTTCTTTGTGAAAAATTTCAACTGGGCGGTATTTGGAAATGAATTGAAATGGTATTGGACAGAAGCACAGAAAGGAAACTTCAACTATAGGGATGCTGATGAGATGTTGGACGTGtgcattaaaaataacatagaaACCCGGGGTCATTGTATTTTCTGGGAAGTGGAAGGCGCAGTCCAGCCATGGATTAAAGCTCTGAACAAAAATGACTTGATGACAGCTGTTCAAAATCGTCTAACTGGCCTACTTACTCGGTATAAGGGAAAATTCAGGCATTATGATGTGAACAATGAGATGTTGCATGGATCTTTCTATCAAGATCGGTTGGGTAAAAATATCCGTGCATACATGTTCAAGACTGCCAATCAGCTAGATCCATCTGCCACCCTCTTTGTGAATGATTATCATGTTGAGGATGGAAATGACACTAGATCATCTCCAGAAAAGTATATAGCACAGATTCTTGATTTACAAGAACAAGGCGCGCCTGTAGGAGGAATTGGAGTTCAAGGACATATAGACAGTCCAGTTGGGCCTATTGTCTGTTCTGCTCTCGATAAATTAGGTTATCTTGGTCTTCCAATCTGGTTTACGGAGCTTGATGTGTCTTCCATTAATGAATATATTAGAGGGGATGATTTGGAAGTCATGCTTCGAGAAGCTTTTGCTCATCCTGCTGTAGAAGGCATTATGCTCTGGGGATTTTGGGAGTTGTTCATGTCCCGAGACAACGCTCATTTGGTTAATGCAGAAGGTGAAGTCAATGAAGCTGGTAAAAGATACCTTGGTCTTAAAGAAGAGTGGCTGACTGGTGCTCATGGGCATCTTAATGAGCAAGGAGAATTCACATTCAGAGGATTTCCTGGGGCATATGAGGTGGAAATTTTTACTCTCTGCAAGAAGTTTACAAAAACATTTGTTGTTGATAAGGGAGATACACCTGTGGTGGTATCCATAGACTTGAAGTAA
- the LOC110615573 gene encoding endo-1,4-beta-xylanase 1 isoform X2, giving the protein MGDGRIIPQSGKFFASATERTEKWNGIEQEITGRVQQHVAYEVVALVRIYSDYITSAGVEVTLWVQEQDLREEYIAIANSQATDKDWVQLQGEFLLNSSPSRAVIYLEGPPPGTDILINSLFVMHAEKNPTSSRPVSKNVPFGVNIIENSDLDDATAGWFPLGNCALSVQTGSPHVLPPMASDSLGPYKPLSGRYIMVTNRSDSWMGPAQMITEKLQLYLTYQVSAWVRIGAGATEPQILNVALSVDGQWVNGGEVESNDDKWHEIGGSFRIEKQASNVMVYVQGPASGVDLMVAGLHIFPVNRKARFKYLKQQTDKIRKRDIILKFSGSENSNILGNLVKVAQTQNSFPLGSCITRTSMDNEEFLKFFIKNFNWAVFENEMKWSWTEPQEGKFDYREADELVDWCKNHNIEIRGHCIFWEMEYAVQSWVRSLNESGLRTAVQNHLTDLLTRYKGMFKHYDVNNEMLHGSFYKDRLGKDIRANIFKTANQLDPSANLFVNDYHIEDGIDIRSTPEKYIQQILDLQEQGAPVGGIGIQGHIDVPVGSIVSSALNKLGTLGLPIWFTELDVSSANEYIRADDLEVMLREAYAHPAVEGVILWGFWELYMSRKYAHLVNADGKINLAGKRFLALKREWLSHARGTINQQGEFRFRGFQGTYNIEVISSSKIVNRTFIVDKGDLPLILSIAL; this is encoded by the exons ATGGGAGATGGAAGAATTATTCCACAATCAGGAAAGTTCTTTGCTTCTGCAACAGAACGCACAGAAAAGTGGAATGGAATTGAGCAAGAGATAACTGGAAGAGTGCAACAACATGTTGCTTATGAAGTTGTTGCCCTAGTTCGCATATATAGTGATTATATCACCAGTGCTGGTGTAGAAGTCACTTTGTGGGTTCAAGAACAAGATCTTCGCGAAGAGTACATAGCCATTGCCAA CTCACAGGCAACAGACAAAGATTGGGTACAATTGCAGGGGGAGTTCCTTCTTAATAGTTCTCCATCTAGAGCAGTAATATATTTAGAAGGTCCACCTCCAGGCACAGACATTCTGATAAATAGTTTATTTGTAATGCATGCAGAGAAGAACCCTACTTCATCCCGGCCAGTTTCTAAG AATGTACCTTTTGGAGTGAATATAATTGAGAACAGTGACCTTGATGATGCCACCGCTGGGTGGTTTCCTCTTGGTAACTGTGCTTTGAGTGTTCAGACTGGTTCCCCACATGTACTCCCTCCAATGGCAAGTGATTCTCTTGGACCTTATAAGCCTCTAAGTGGCCGCTACATCATGGTAACCAATCGTTCAGATTCTTGGATGGGTCCTGCTCAGATGATAACTGAGAAACTGCAACTCTATTTGACATACCAAGTATCTGCTTGGGTTCGAATTGGTGCTGGAGCAACTGAACctcagattttaaatgttgcaCTTAGTGTGGATGGGCAGTGGGTCAATGGGGGTGAAGTTGAGTCTAATGATGACAAGTGGCATGAAATTGGTGGGTCCTTTAGAATTGAGAAGCAAGCATCCAATGTTATGGTTTATGTCCAAGGTCCTGCTTCAGGTGTTGATTTAATGGTTGCAGGACTTCATATTTTTCCCGTAAACCGAAAGGCAAGGTTTAAGTATTTGAAGCAGCAAACGGATAAG ATACGTAAGCGTGATATCATCCTAAAATTTTCTGGATCAGAAAATAGCAATATCCTTGGCAATCTTGTCAAAGTTGCACAGACGCAAAACAGTTTTCCTTTGGGATCATGTATAACTAGAACAAGCATGGACAAtgaagaatttttaaaattttttattaaaaattttaactggGCTGTGTTTGAAAATGAAATGAAGTGGTCCTGGACAGAACCGCAAGAAGGTAAGTTCGACTACAGGGAAGCTGATGAGCTAGTGGATTGGTGCAAGAACCACAACATAGAAATCCGAGGTCACTGTATCTTCTGGGAAATGGAGTATGCAGTTCAATCATGGGTTCGATCCTTGAATGAAAGTGGCTTGAGGACTGCTGTTCAGAACCATCTCACAGATCTCCTCACACGTTACAAGGGAATGTTCAAGCACTATGATGTGAACAATGAAATGCTGCATGGGTCATTCTATAAGGATCGACTGGGTAAAGATATCCGAGCAAACATTTTCAAAACTGCCAACCAACTAGACCCATCTGCCAATCTCTTTGTGAATGATTATCACATTGAGGATGGAATTGACATTAGATCAACGCCAGAGAAATACATACAGCAAATTCTTGACCTCCAGGAGCAAGGTGCTCCAGTGGGAGGAATTGGCATTCAAGGCCATATTGATGTTCCAGTAGGATCCATTGTTTCTTCCGCACTGAATAAATTAGGAACTCTTGGCCTTCCAATCTGGTTTACTGAACTTGACGTGTCTTCAGCTAATGAGTATATCAGAGCAGATGACTTGGAAGTAATGCTTCGTGAGGCCTATGCACATCCTGCAGTGGAAGGTGTGATTCTCTGGGGATTTTGGGAGTTGTACATGTCccgaaaatatgctcatctaGTGAATGCAGATGGTAAAATTAATCTCGCTGGTAAGAGATTCCTTGCTCTCAAGAGAGAGTGGCTGTCTCATGCTAGGGGGACTATTAACCAGCAAGGAGAGTTCAGATTTAGAGGTTTTCAAGGGACTTACAACATTGAAGTGATTTCATCATCAAAGATAGTTAACAGGACATTTATTGTTGACAAGGGTGATTTGCCACTCATTCTTTCCATTGCATTATAG